Proteins from a single region of Nakamurella deserti:
- a CDS encoding ABC transporter permease has protein sequence MTQPPAVTSPHVPTGSTKTAAPPSGERQRRWRLIDLWASAGPLAVFIVLLALVAILRPAFLGGNGLAIVATQATAILLVALGQGLVLHVGSIDLSNAAIALLSAIVLAKTLGPMGAAGIVVVIVLGVLIGAVNGFLVAFFQVPSFALTLGTLGILQAASLIISDKTTVYADDTSLLTPLFGSAIGTLVTAFWVGVILAVVMWAVLRFTVLGQSLTAVGLNETGALFSGIRTRALKVVAFALSGLFASVAGIMIIAQAGSASSTGLGSDLLLPGITAAIVGGTAITGGITNPVNIVFGALTVTLIPIGAAALGMPSEAQSLVYGLVIIIAVALTISRKRVGVVK, from the coding sequence ATGACCCAGCCCCCCGCAGTCACCAGTCCGCACGTCCCCACCGGCAGCACGAAGACCGCGGCTCCCCCGTCGGGCGAGCGGCAGCGGCGCTGGCGCCTGATCGACCTGTGGGCCTCCGCCGGACCGCTGGCCGTCTTCATCGTCCTGCTGGCTCTTGTCGCCATCCTGCGACCGGCCTTCCTGGGCGGAAACGGCCTGGCGATCGTGGCGACCCAGGCCACGGCGATCCTGCTCGTCGCCCTCGGGCAGGGACTCGTCCTGCACGTCGGTTCGATCGACCTGTCCAACGCGGCCATCGCCCTGCTGTCGGCCATCGTGCTGGCGAAGACGCTCGGTCCGATGGGCGCCGCGGGCATCGTCGTGGTCATCGTCCTCGGCGTGCTCATCGGCGCCGTCAACGGCTTCCTGGTGGCGTTCTTCCAGGTCCCGAGCTTCGCGCTCACCCTGGGCACCCTCGGCATCCTGCAGGCCGCCTCGCTGATCATCAGCGACAAGACCACCGTCTACGCCGACGACACCAGCCTGCTGACGCCGCTCTTCGGCTCGGCCATCGGCACGCTGGTGACGGCGTTCTGGGTCGGGGTGATCCTGGCGGTGGTGATGTGGGCGGTGCTCCGCTTCACCGTCCTCGGGCAGAGCCTCACCGCGGTGGGCCTCAACGAGACCGGTGCGCTGTTCTCCGGTATCCGCACCCGGGCGCTGAAGGTCGTGGCGTTCGCGCTGTCCGGCCTGTTCGCCTCGGTCGCCGGCATCATGATCATCGCCCAGGCCGGTTCGGCGTCGTCCACCGGACTCGGCAGTGACCTGCTGCTCCCCGGCATCACCGCCGCCATCGTCGGCGGCACCGCCATCACCGGCGGGATCACCAACCCGGTGAACATCGTCTTCGGGGCGTTGACCGTCACGCTCATCCCGATCGGGGCCGCCGCTCTCGGGATGCCCTCGGAGGCACAGAGCCTCGTCTACGGTCTCGTCATCATCATCGCCGTCGCCCTGACCATCAGCCGCAAGCGCGTCGGCGTGGTCAAGTAG
- a CDS encoding ABC transporter permease codes for MKTLSDPQAPDTDPAAAARPGLGTMVLTRARGLGGPVVGLVVMIVAMSFLSPFFLTTRNLSNIISQVSDIGIMAAGATLVILIGGIDLSVAANLALTMMFSAWLYQNVGLPWPVAMVLGLALGTAVGLLNGVLTAYGKVQAFAATLATMSACAGMALFITKGNTINGFPSWFGTLTSDVFGSIPVQGLLLVVVYLVIGMWLRYRPGGRALYAIGGNEEAARLSGLPVRWAKTRVYMIAGGLAAVAGWLNISLLDSAQPTAGANYLLNVIAVVVIGGASLSGGVGSMGGTFIGLLIIGVLNNGLSLLHVNPNLQSVVIGAVILAAVLTDRKGNRLRAA; via the coding sequence GTGAAGACCCTCTCGGACCCCCAGGCCCCGGACACCGATCCGGCCGCCGCCGCCCGACCCGGCCTCGGCACCATGGTGCTGACCCGCGCCCGTGGGCTCGGCGGACCGGTGGTCGGCCTCGTGGTGATGATCGTGGCGATGTCGTTCCTGTCGCCGTTCTTCCTCACCACCCGCAACCTGAGCAACATCATCTCGCAGGTCTCCGACATCGGGATCATGGCCGCCGGCGCCACGCTGGTCATCCTGATCGGCGGCATCGACCTCTCCGTGGCGGCGAACCTGGCACTGACCATGATGTTCAGTGCCTGGCTCTACCAGAACGTCGGGCTCCCCTGGCCGGTGGCGATGGTCCTCGGCCTGGCCCTGGGTACCGCGGTCGGACTGCTCAACGGCGTGCTCACCGCCTACGGCAAGGTGCAGGCGTTCGCCGCGACGCTGGCGACCATGTCCGCCTGCGCGGGCATGGCGCTGTTCATCACCAAGGGCAACACGATCAACGGGTTCCCGAGCTGGTTCGGCACGCTGACGTCGGACGTGTTCGGTTCCATCCCGGTGCAGGGCCTGCTGCTCGTCGTGGTCTACCTGGTGATCGGGATGTGGCTGCGCTACCGGCCCGGTGGCCGGGCCCTGTACGCCATCGGCGGCAACGAGGAGGCCGCCCGGCTCTCCGGGCTGCCGGTTCGCTGGGCCAAGACCCGCGTCTACATGATCGCCGGCGGGCTGGCAGCGGTGGCCGGCTGGCTCAACATCTCCCTGCTGGACTCCGCACAGCCCACCGCCGGCGCCAACTACCTGCTCAACGTCATCGCCGTCGTCGTCATCGGTGGGGCCAGCCTCTCCGGCGGCGTCGGTTCCATGGGTGGCACCTTCATCGGCCTGCTCATCATCGGCGTCCTGAACAACGGTCTGTCCCTGCTGCACGTCAACCCGAACCTGCAGTCGGTGGTCATCGGCGCGGTCATCCTGGCCGCCGTCCTCACCGACCGGAAGGGCAACCGACTCCGAGCGGCCTGA
- a CDS encoding sugar ABC transporter ATP-binding protein produces MSDAAPATTRTDPAARPDAIHTAPGRALSGSGLRKSYAGVEVVKGVDFTVPAGAVVGLIGENGAGKSTLSSMIAGIVPPTAGSMTLDGESYAPTSPSEALDRGVALIHQEIRMVPSLSVAENIFLGRLPLRGGRVDTAAMVRRSREVLDVLGIDLDPRRPVTGLSMAAQQSIEIAKAISRKPRYVIFDEPSASLTGHETDLVLDQIRRMAATGVGVVYISHRLEEVRDVCSQIICLRDGALVRHWETGDVPAPEMVSAMVGRDFAFEHHAPEPHREDVVLEVRGLGRRGAFSGVDFTVSRGEILGVAGLVGAGRTEMVRTIAGADRFDEGEVRLEGRPLALHSPSAAIAEGIVMVPEDRKGQGLNLGLSSAANILQPWEREMGRGRAITQRLLNRAAAKSREDFDIRGSMDLPVVRLSGGNQQKVLLAKWLVHEPKVLILDEPTRGVDVGAKMAIYRIVRDCAARGVAVVVVSSELEEVLGLSHRVLVMSGGRQRGILTREQATAEAVMQLAVPMGQQ; encoded by the coding sequence ATGTCCGACGCCGCACCTGCGACGACCCGCACCGACCCGGCCGCCCGCCCGGACGCGATCCACACGGCCCCCGGCCGGGCGCTGAGCGGATCGGGGCTACGCAAGTCCTACGCCGGCGTCGAGGTCGTCAAGGGCGTCGACTTCACCGTCCCGGCCGGCGCCGTCGTCGGCCTCATCGGTGAGAACGGCGCCGGGAAGTCCACTCTCAGCTCCATGATCGCCGGGATCGTGCCGCCCACCGCCGGCAGCATGACCCTGGACGGCGAGTCCTACGCACCGACATCACCGTCGGAGGCGCTGGACCGGGGGGTGGCGCTGATCCACCAGGAGATCCGGATGGTCCCGTCGCTGTCGGTGGCGGAGAACATCTTCCTCGGCCGCCTGCCGCTCCGCGGAGGCCGGGTGGACACCGCCGCGATGGTCCGCCGGTCGCGGGAGGTGCTGGACGTGCTCGGCATCGACCTCGACCCGCGCCGGCCGGTGACCGGTCTGTCGATGGCCGCGCAGCAGAGCATCGAGATCGCCAAGGCCATCTCGCGCAAGCCGCGTTACGTCATCTTCGACGAGCCGTCCGCGTCCCTCACCGGACACGAGACCGACCTCGTGCTGGACCAGATCCGGCGGATGGCCGCCACCGGCGTGGGCGTCGTCTACATCTCCCACCGCCTCGAGGAGGTGCGCGACGTCTGCTCGCAGATCATCTGCCTGCGCGACGGCGCGCTGGTGCGCCACTGGGAGACCGGTGACGTGCCCGCCCCGGAGATGGTCTCGGCCATGGTCGGGCGGGACTTCGCCTTCGAGCACCACGCCCCCGAGCCGCACCGCGAGGACGTCGTCCTGGAGGTCCGCGGTCTGGGCCGGCGGGGCGCCTTCTCCGGCGTGGACTTCACCGTCTCCCGCGGCGAGATCCTGGGCGTGGCGGGGCTCGTCGGTGCCGGCCGCACCGAGATGGTGCGCACCATCGCCGGTGCCGACCGCTTCGACGAGGGCGAGGTGAGGCTCGAGGGCAGGCCGCTGGCGCTGCACTCGCCGTCCGCGGCCATCGCCGAGGGCATCGTGATGGTGCCCGAGGACCGCAAGGGACAGGGCCTGAACCTGGGTCTGTCCAGTGCGGCGAACATCCTGCAGCCCTGGGAACGCGAGATGGGCCGCGGCCGGGCGATCACCCAGCGGTTGCTCAACCGCGCCGCGGCCAAGAGCCGGGAGGACTTCGACATCCGCGGTTCCATGGACCTGCCGGTCGTGCGCCTGTCCGGCGGCAACCAGCAGAAGGTGCTGCTCGCCAAGTGGCTGGTCCACGAGCCCAAGGTGCTGATCCTGGACGAGCCAACCCGGGGTGTCGACGTCGGCGCCAAGATGGCCATCTACCGCATCGTGCGCGACTGTGCCGCCCGGGGCGTTGCCGTCGTGGTGGTGTCCTCCGAGCTGGAGGAGGTCCTGGGGCTCTCGCACCGGGTCCTGGTGATGTCCGGCGGCCGCCAGCGCGGCATCCTCACCCGCGAACAGGCCACCGCCGAAGCGGTCATGCAGCTGGCCGTACCGATGGGTCAGCAGTGA
- a CDS encoding substrate-binding domain-containing protein, producing MTALKRSRLAVALGMAGTLVLAGCGGSGENTPSSTAAGAGSAAASDYTIGISVADQKSLFYIAAVDGMEKAAADLGVKTVVLSADNNSTQQVNQVNDLITQQVDALIFIAQDATAAAAGVRAANKAEIPVIAVDQKPESGDGKLATYIATDSVKAADALCTWMFEQIGGSGEIGILQGVLGATAELQRSQGCQQALDKTPGVTVVAKQAANWDETEGYKAAQNMLQANPDIKAIFGESDAMAMGAAKAAKDAGKTIVTVGIDGFPTMVKAIQDKLTNATQAQVPYVMGQQSVKDALTILGGGSVPAEQYQDTVLVTQDNAATIDVVQFYGPDVK from the coding sequence ATGACCGCCTTGAAGCGCAGTCGGTTGGCAGTGGCCCTGGGGATGGCGGGAACGCTCGTCCTCGCAGGCTGCGGAGGATCCGGGGAGAACACCCCCTCGTCGACAGCCGCCGGCGCCGGCTCGGCCGCCGCCTCCGACTACACCATCGGCATCTCGGTGGCCGACCAGAAGTCGCTGTTCTACATCGCCGCGGTGGACGGCATGGAGAAGGCGGCCGCCGATCTCGGCGTCAAGACCGTCGTGCTGTCGGCCGACAACAACTCGACGCAGCAGGTCAACCAGGTCAACGACCTCATCACCCAGCAGGTCGACGCACTCATCTTCATCGCCCAGGACGCCACCGCCGCCGCGGCCGGGGTCCGGGCCGCCAACAAGGCCGAGATCCCGGTCATCGCGGTCGACCAGAAGCCCGAGAGTGGCGACGGCAAGCTCGCCACCTACATCGCCACCGACAGCGTCAAGGCCGCCGACGCCCTCTGCACCTGGATGTTCGAGCAGATCGGTGGTTCCGGCGAGATCGGAATCCTGCAGGGCGTTCTCGGCGCGACGGCCGAGCTGCAGCGCAGCCAGGGCTGCCAGCAGGCGCTGGACAAGACCCCGGGCGTCACCGTGGTCGCCAAGCAGGCGGCGAACTGGGACGAGACCGAGGGCTACAAGGCCGCACAGAACATGCTCCAGGCCAACCCCGACATCAAGGCCATCTTCGGTGAGAGCGACGCCATGGCCATGGGTGCCGCGAAAGCCGCCAAGGACGCCGGCAAGACCATCGTCACGGTGGGCATCGACGGCTTCCCCACCATGGTGAAGGCCATCCAGGACAAGCTCACCAACGCCACCCAGGCGCAGGTCCCGTACGTGATGGGGCAGCAGTCGGTGAAGGACGCGCTGACCATCCTCGGCGGCGGTTCCGTGCCGGCCGAGCAGTACCAGGACACCGTGCTGGTCACCCAGGACAACGCCGCGACCATCGACGTCGTCCAGTTCTACGGCCCCGACGTCAAGTAA
- the pepD gene encoding beta-Ala-His dipeptidase: MPVLESLQPQEVLRFFEILSDIPRGSENEKQAADWVVNFARERGLEAFQDEKHCVVVRKPGQGGLENAPALILHGHLDMVCAKNEGVEIDFLTEPIKLVVDGDFIKADGTSLGADNGIGCSYILALLDSKDLPHPPLEAVMTAMEEKGKVGAGQFDTSVLTGTRMIDFNWITDNEILAGCSGDITFLVDVPGEYEAVPAELSATRSLAVRGLLGGHCEFDIHLERANAILVLARALNTVLASYDIRVSGLYGGTQNSAIPADAEAVLSLRPEDVDAVEALLADLAATLHGEYERAGDNIRLEVAEAEAPGRAFSADATARFARLTALIPNGVLSWSLLTPGVVESSNNVGTLRPTDDGVRLASTITAQVTSRKHEILDRARALAALAGGGVTVEQYGLDAPEFPYQENSVLLKTAADAYRDVIGAEPDIHVSQCSLELGMFSRKIPGLEIISIGTELHALHSPLESVNHTSVAKVWPLVREVVSRLS, encoded by the coding sequence ATGCCCGTCCTGGAATCGCTGCAGCCGCAGGAGGTACTGCGGTTCTTCGAGATCCTGTCCGACATCCCCCGCGGTTCGGAGAACGAGAAGCAGGCCGCCGATTGGGTGGTGAACTTCGCCCGGGAGCGCGGGCTGGAAGCCTTCCAGGACGAGAAGCACTGCGTCGTCGTCCGCAAGCCCGGTCAGGGCGGGCTGGAGAACGCGCCCGCGCTGATCCTGCACGGCCACCTGGACATGGTGTGCGCGAAGAACGAGGGCGTCGAGATCGACTTCCTCACCGAGCCGATCAAGCTCGTCGTCGACGGCGACTTCATCAAGGCCGACGGCACCTCGCTGGGGGCGGACAACGGCATCGGTTGCTCCTACATCCTGGCCCTGCTGGATTCGAAGGACCTCCCCCACCCGCCGCTGGAGGCCGTCATGACGGCCATGGAGGAGAAGGGCAAGGTCGGTGCCGGCCAGTTCGACACGTCGGTGCTCACCGGCACCCGGATGATCGACTTCAACTGGATCACCGACAACGAGATCCTCGCCGGCTGCAGCGGCGACATCACTTTCCTGGTCGACGTTCCCGGCGAGTACGAGGCCGTTCCGGCGGAGCTGTCGGCGACCCGGTCGCTGGCGGTCCGGGGGCTGCTCGGTGGCCACTGCGAGTTCGACATCCACCTGGAGCGCGCCAACGCGATCCTGGTCCTGGCCCGGGCGCTGAACACCGTGCTGGCCTCGTACGACATCCGCGTCAGCGGTCTGTACGGGGGCACCCAGAACAGCGCCATCCCGGCCGACGCCGAGGCCGTGCTGTCGCTGCGCCCCGAGGACGTCGACGCCGTCGAGGCACTGCTCGCCGACCTGGCCGCCACCCTGCACGGCGAGTACGAGCGGGCCGGCGACAACATCCGGCTCGAGGTCGCCGAGGCCGAGGCACCGGGGCGTGCGTTCAGCGCCGACGCGACCGCCCGGTTCGCCCGGCTGACCGCGCTGATCCCGAACGGGGTGCTCAGCTGGAGCCTGCTCACCCCCGGTGTCGTCGAGAGCTCCAACAACGTGGGCACACTGCGTCCGACCGACGACGGCGTCCGTCTGGCGTCCACGATCACCGCCCAGGTCACCTCCCGCAAACACGAGATCCTCGACCGGGCGCGGGCACTGGCCGCACTCGCGGGCGGCGGCGTGACCGTCGAGCAGTACGGTCTCGACGCCCCGGAGTTCCCCTACCAGGAGAACTCTGTGCTGCTCAAGACCGCCGCCGACGCCTACCGTGACGTCATCGGGGCCGAGCCCGACATCCACGTGTCGCAGTGCAGCCTGGAGCTGGGCATGTTCAGCCGCAAGATCCCCGGCCTGGAGATCATCTCGATCGGCACGGAGTTGCACGCCCTGCACTCGCCGCTGGAGTCGGTCAACCACACCTCGGTGGCCAAGGTGTGGCCCCTGGTCCGCGAGGTCGTGAGCCGGCTGAGCTGA
- a CDS encoding ABC transporter permease — protein sequence MANQITQDRPGQSLPTGRPSPAKHRRFELRSLGELGALVVLIVVFALINPSTFLSIGNIRTILDQAATPLIVGVGATLVVLMGAIDLSVEGLMGAAGMAFILTTANSRGSADLGAGAFVVGIAVGAVLGMIAGLIHTKLKVPSFIVTLGFWFVGLGVGTVLFGTETIPQLPDNSIKAWANTNFIGLPHSFWLAVVVVAVGWVISRYTKLGRSAYAIGDNEDVARSNGIAVNRIKLYIFALAGACTGIAGILATMRLGLGSPGVGGGVLFVTVAAVVIGGTSLGGGKGGVLRTMLGVLMLTVLTNGLILSGVDSSVQSGVSGAVLIVAIIVAAWPQRNRLRIMK from the coding sequence ATGGCGAACCAGATCACCCAGGACCGACCTGGGCAGAGCCTGCCCACGGGCCGGCCGTCCCCGGCGAAGCACCGCCGGTTCGAGCTGCGGAGTCTGGGCGAGCTGGGCGCCCTGGTCGTCCTGATCGTCGTCTTCGCGCTGATCAACCCGAGCACGTTCCTCAGCATCGGCAACATCCGCACGATCCTCGACCAGGCCGCGACCCCCCTGATCGTCGGGGTGGGAGCCACCCTGGTGGTGCTGATGGGCGCCATCGACCTGTCGGTCGAGGGTCTGATGGGTGCCGCCGGCATGGCCTTCATCCTCACCACCGCGAACAGCCGCGGGTCCGCCGACCTCGGCGCCGGCGCCTTCGTGGTCGGCATCGCCGTCGGCGCGGTGCTCGGGATGATCGCCGGCCTGATCCACACCAAGCTCAAGGTGCCGTCGTTCATCGTGACGCTCGGCTTCTGGTTCGTCGGTCTGGGCGTGGGCACGGTGCTCTTCGGTACCGAGACCATCCCGCAGCTGCCCGACAACAGCATCAAGGCGTGGGCCAACACGAACTTCATCGGCCTGCCGCACTCGTTCTGGCTGGCCGTCGTCGTCGTGGCCGTCGGGTGGGTCATCTCCCGCTACACCAAGCTCGGTCGCTCCGCCTACGCCATCGGCGACAACGAGGACGTCGCCCGCAGCAACGGCATCGCGGTCAACCGCATCAAGTTGTACATCTTCGCCCTCGCCGGCGCCTGCACCGGTATCGCCGGCATCCTCGCCACCATGCGGCTGGGTCTCGGTAGCCCGGGCGTCGGCGGTGGCGTCCTGTTCGTGACCGTGGCCGCCGTCGTCATCGGCGGCACCTCCCTCGGCGGCGGCAAGGGCGGCGTGCTGCGCACGATGCTCGGCGTGCTGATGCTCACCGTGCTGACCAACGGGCTGATCCTGTCCGGAGTGGACTCCAGCGTGCAGTCCGGCGTGTCCGGTGCCGTCCTGATCGTGGCCATCATCGTCGCGGCCTGGCCGCAGCGGAATCGACTGAGGATCATGAAATGA
- a CDS encoding sugar ABC transporter ATP-binding protein — MTKANSVSSTRDAAPANAPALRLTGITKSFGPVTAVKNVSFEIPRNQVIGLIGENGAGKSTLLKILSGLHEPDSGTMEVHGRQVRFRRPQDAAAAGFGVVHQEQSLLTNLSVAENIAMNALSSSDNATRFGWYRWGQLNREATQVLAKVGADIDPRSIVGDLSFVDRQMVEIARALRVDEIAHTSPLVILDEPTAVLERNETAILEREIAALKEIGSVIFVSHRLDEIRRICDRIIVMRHGEIVADRPTGDVTEDDLFKLMIGHAAKARKHSDANRPGGSETLLEVSNLTRKGEYKDVSFSLRAAHCVAMVGTLGSGRESLVRAVFGAEPFDSGEVRYRGQTLRSWSTAKATRAGMAYVPAERKVEGMVGGFNSAENLTLARTGKGSKFLLNRRSQATLAREWFDRLDVRPNDIKLHLGRFSGGNQQKVVMAKWLQSESLQLLILDHPLRGLDPGAAETVNEQIRAARDNGAAVILLADTLEEALEMGDDVLVLRDGEVTARFDLTKDTPTTLDLLEKMV, encoded by the coding sequence ATGACCAAGGCCAACAGCGTGTCCAGCACCCGCGACGCCGCCCCGGCGAACGCCCCGGCGCTCCGGCTCACCGGCATCACCAAGTCGTTCGGCCCGGTCACCGCGGTCAAGAACGTGTCGTTCGAGATCCCGCGCAACCAGGTCATCGGGCTGATCGGTGAGAACGGCGCCGGCAAGTCCACCCTGCTCAAGATCCTGTCCGGCCTGCACGAGCCCGATTCCGGAACCATGGAGGTGCACGGCCGGCAGGTGCGGTTCCGCCGCCCGCAGGACGCCGCGGCGGCCGGCTTCGGGGTGGTGCATCAGGAGCAGTCGCTGCTGACCAACCTGTCCGTGGCCGAGAACATCGCGATGAACGCCCTGTCGTCGTCGGACAACGCCACCCGCTTCGGCTGGTACCGCTGGGGTCAGCTGAACCGGGAGGCGACCCAGGTGCTGGCCAAGGTCGGCGCCGACATCGACCCGCGCTCCATCGTCGGCGACCTGTCGTTCGTGGACCGCCAGATGGTGGAGATCGCCCGGGCCCTGCGGGTGGACGAGATCGCCCACACCTCGCCCCTGGTCATCCTCGACGAGCCCACCGCCGTGCTCGAGCGCAACGAGACCGCCATCCTCGAGCGCGAGATCGCCGCCCTGAAGGAGATCGGTTCGGTCATCTTCGTCTCCCACCGCCTCGACGAGATCCGGCGCATCTGCGACCGCATCATCGTCATGCGCCACGGCGAGATTGTCGCCGACCGGCCCACCGGCGACGTCACCGAGGACGACCTGTTCAAGCTGATGATCGGCCACGCGGCCAAGGCCAGGAAGCACTCGGACGCCAACCGGCCCGGCGGCTCCGAGACGCTCCTCGAAGTGTCGAACCTGACCCGCAAGGGCGAGTACAAGGACGTCAGTTTCTCCCTGCGCGCCGCCCACTGCGTCGCCATGGTCGGCACTCTCGGATCCGGACGGGAGTCGCTGGTGCGAGCCGTCTTCGGCGCCGAGCCGTTCGACTCGGGCGAGGTCCGCTACCGGGGGCAGACGCTCCGGTCGTGGTCGACGGCCAAGGCCACCCGCGCCGGCATGGCCTACGTCCCGGCGGAACGCAAGGTCGAGGGCATGGTCGGCGGCTTCAACTCCGCGGAGAACCTCACCCTCGCCCGCACCGGCAAGGGCTCGAAGTTCCTGCTGAACCGCCGCTCGCAGGCCACCCTCGCGCGCGAGTGGTTCGACCGGCTCGACGTGCGGCCCAACGACATCAAGCTGCACCTGGGCCGATTCTCCGGCGGCAACCAGCAGAAGGTCGTCATGGCCAAGTGGCTGCAGTCGGAGTCCCTGCAACTGCTGATCCTGGACCACCCGCTGCGCGGCCTGGACCCGGGGGCGGCCGAGACCGTGAACGAGCAGATCCGCGCCGCCCGGGACAACGGCGCCGCGGTCATCCTGCTCGCCGACACGCTCGAGGAAGCCCTCGAGATGGGCGACGACGTGCTGGTCCTGCGGGACGGCGAGGTCACCGCCCGCTTCGACCTGACCAAGGACACCCCGACGACCCTCGACCTGCTCGAGAAGATGGTGTGA
- a CDS encoding sugar-binding transcriptional regulator produces MVKAAPPASARRMIATVAWLYHTRGLRQNAIAERLNISQSRVSRLLEQAVDLEIVRTTVVLPTDEQSVLERELESAYDLRSAHVYDIGEVLDEAQLVRELGQLLALQLQSAPLDAEVIGFTSWSRTLQETVRHLRPLRNSGTRHVVEMLGDLGPPVLQHLAAQNTQQLASLTGAEPRFLRIPGVVPNREVRETLLAHDSHARQALATLDEMDLAITGFGSGDIVAPLRAGDNFFTDAQVASVKKRGAVAEVNLRYIAENGEPIRSELDELVVGATLEQLRRAERRLGVGGGPSKYRAVRAALCGGWINVLVTDSTTAQWLLAHRGN; encoded by the coding sequence ATGGTCAAAGCTGCGCCACCGGCGAGTGCCCGACGGATGATCGCCACCGTCGCCTGGCTGTACCACACCCGCGGACTGCGCCAGAACGCGATCGCGGAGCGGCTGAACATCTCCCAGTCGCGGGTGTCGCGGCTGTTGGAGCAGGCGGTCGACCTCGAGATCGTGCGCACCACCGTGGTCCTGCCCACCGACGAACAGTCGGTCCTGGAGCGCGAGCTCGAGTCGGCCTACGACCTGCGCAGTGCCCACGTGTACGACATCGGAGAGGTGCTCGACGAGGCCCAGCTGGTGCGCGAACTGGGTCAGCTGCTGGCTCTGCAGCTGCAGAGTGCGCCGCTGGACGCCGAGGTCATCGGGTTCACGTCCTGGAGCCGCACGCTGCAGGAGACCGTCCGTCACCTGCGCCCGCTGCGCAACTCCGGCACCCGGCACGTCGTCGAGATGCTGGGTGATCTCGGGCCGCCGGTCCTGCAGCACCTGGCCGCCCAGAACACCCAGCAGCTCGCGTCGCTGACCGGTGCCGAACCCCGGTTCCTGCGCATCCCGGGTGTGGTCCCCAACCGCGAGGTGCGGGAGACGCTGCTGGCCCACGACAGCCACGCCCGGCAGGCGCTGGCCACGCTGGACGAGATGGACCTGGCCATCACCGGTTTCGGGTCGGGCGACATCGTGGCGCCGCTGCGCGCGGGCGACAACTTCTTCACCGACGCGCAGGTCGCGTCGGTGAAGAAGCGGGGGGCGGTGGCGGAGGTCAACCTGCGCTACATCGCCGAGAACGGTGAGCCGATCCGGTCGGAGCTGGACGAACTGGTGGTCGGGGCCACCCTGGAACAGCTGCGGCGGGCCGAGCGACGGCTCGGCGTGGGCGGGGGACCGTCGAAGTACCGGGCGGTGCGCGCCGCGTTGTGCGGGGGCTGGATCAACGTCCTGGTCACGGACTCCACGACCGCCCAGTGGCTGCTGGCGCACCGGGGGAACTGA
- a CDS encoding thiamine pyrophosphate-dependent dehydrogenase E1 component subunit alpha gives MLRIRRFDERASKMVKRGAIPGTVHTSIGQEAQVVGACMALGDSDYMTGNHRSHGHPIGKGAPLGPLMAELVGKSDGVCKGKGGSLHLADFAVGSLGESGIVGGSIPIAVGAGLSSKVLDNGRVALAFFGDGAANQGNLYEGMNMSGVWKLPVIFLCENNQYALSTPAHTVTSGVIADRGAGFGMPGVRVENGQDVLAVYEAVAEAVRRARAGEGPSLVEIVTYRFNEHSEGLRLGVDYRNQDEKAEWVSKDPIVLFREELIRRGVATAEEMDALEADVLREVDEAVAFTDASPFPDPSVAFDDLYTDSKFAVHTYHSSSFGTLENVR, from the coding sequence ATGCTGCGCATCCGCCGCTTCGACGAGCGTGCCTCCAAGATGGTCAAGCGCGGGGCGATCCCCGGCACGGTGCACACCAGCATCGGCCAGGAGGCCCAGGTCGTCGGCGCCTGCATGGCGCTCGGCGACTCCGACTACATGACCGGCAACCACCGCAGCCACGGCCACCCCATCGGCAAGGGCGCACCGCTCGGCCCGCTGATGGCCGAACTGGTCGGCAAGTCCGACGGCGTCTGCAAGGGCAAGGGCGGCTCGCTGCACCTGGCCGACTTCGCCGTCGGCAGCCTGGGCGAGTCCGGCATCGTCGGCGGGTCCATCCCGATCGCCGTCGGCGCCGGCCTGTCGTCGAAGGTGCTGGACAACGGACGCGTCGCGCTGGCGTTCTTCGGTGACGGCGCCGCCAACCAGGGCAACCTGTACGAGGGCATGAACATGTCCGGCGTCTGGAAGCTGCCGGTGATCTTCCTCTGCGAGAACAACCAGTACGCGCTGTCCACCCCGGCCCACACCGTCACGTCGGGTGTCATCGCCGACCGTGGCGCCGGCTTCGGGATGCCGGGTGTCCGGGTGGAGAACGGCCAGGACGTGCTGGCCGTCTACGAGGCGGTCGCCGAGGCGGTCCGTCGCGCCCGGGCCGGCGAGGGCCCGTCCCTGGTCGAGATCGTCACCTACCGCTTCAACGAGCACTCGGAGGGCCTCCGGCTCGGCGTGGACTACCGCAACCAGGACGAGAAGGCGGAGTGGGTCTCCAAGGACCCGATCGTGCTGTTCCGCGAGGAGCTCATCCGCCGCGGGGTGGCCACCGCCGAGGAGATGGACGCGCTCGAGGCCGACGTGCTGCGGGAGGTCGACGAGGCCGTCGCCTTCACCGATGCGAGCCCCTTCCCCGACCCCTCCGTCGCTTTCGACGACCTGTACACGGACTCGAAGTTCGCCGTGCACACCTACCACAGCAGCTCCTTCGGCACCCTGGAGAACGTGCGATGA